In Fusarium falciforme chromosome 9, complete sequence, the following are encoded in one genomic region:
- a CDS encoding J domain-containing protein, with protein sequence MVKETKLYDTLSVKTDATQDEIKKAYKKAALKWHPDKNKDSADAAEKFKECSQAYEILSDPEKRKVYDQYGLEFLLRGGTAPPEGAAGGNPFASGGMPGGFSGFNFEGGMPSGGGTRTFHFNTSGGGPGGFGFSNPEDIFAEFMRSGGSGMHGAGVDDDDFGGFSSFGAGGPRSRSSRMRSGFGERGRDATPEVTTVERPLPLTLEELFNGVTKKMKIKRKTYDESGKRVQTDQILEVPIKPGLKKGSKIKFNGVGDQVEGGRQDLHFIVEEKEHPLFKREDNDIVHVVTLDLKEALTGWRRQVTTIDGRQLNLEKGGPTHPNSEERYPSLGMPISKKPGQRGDFVIRYKINFPTSLTMDQKEKLKEIL encoded by the exons ATGGTCAAGGAGACGAAGCTTTACGATACCCTCAGCGTCAAGACCGATGCTACCCAAGATGAGATCAAGAAGGCCTACAA AAAGGCAGCCTTGAAATGGCACCCcgacaagaacaaggacaGCGCCGATGCAGCCGAAAAGTTCAAGGAGTGCTCGCAAGCCTACGAGATCCTCTCCGACCccgagaagcgcaaggtcTACGACCAGTACGGCCTCGAATTCCTGCTCCGCGGCGGCACCGCACCACCTGAAGGAGCTGCTGGTGGCAACCCCTTCGCCTCCGGAGGCATGCCTGGAGGATTCAGCGGTTTCAACTTTGAAGGTGGCATGCCCAGCGGAGGAGGCACTCGAACATTCCACTTCAACACCAGCGGTGGCGGTCCTGGAGGCTTCGGCTTCAGCAACCCCGAAGACATTTTCGCCGAGTTCATGCGCAGCGGAGGTAGTGGCATGCATGGcgctggtgttgatgatgacgactTTGGTGGCTTCTCCTCATTTGGTGCTGGTGGCCCTCGAAGTCGCAGTTCCCGCATGAGATCAGGCTTCGGTGAGCGCGGCCGAGACGCAACCCCCGAAGTCACCACAGTGGAGCGGCCATTGCCTCTGACGCTGGAGGAGCTGTTCAATGGCGTAActaagaagatgaagatcaaGCGCAAGACATACGACGAGTCAGGCAAGCGGGTACAGACGGACCAGATCCTCGAGGTTCCCATCAAGCCGGGCTTGAAGAAGGGTTCCAAGATCAAGTTTAATGGAGTTGGTGATCAAGTTGAAGGTGGCCGCCAAGACCTTCACTTCATTGTCGAAGAG AAAGAACACCCTCTTTTTAAGCGCGAAGATAACGATATTGTCCACGTCGTGACTCTCGATCTTAAGGAGGCATTGACAGGATGGCGAAGGCAGGTAACGACCATTGACGGTCGGCAACTGAACCTCGAAAAGGGCGGCCCTACCCACCCCAACAGCGAAGAGCGATATCCCAGCCTCGGAATGCCCATCTCCAAGAAGCCCGGCCAGCGGGGAGATTTCGTCATCAGGTACAAGATCAACTTCCCGACGAGCTTGACAATGGATCAGAAGGAGAAGTTGAAGGAGATCCTGTAA
- a CDS encoding Non-specific serine/threonine protein kinase: MAWQSGVWKSPLNLSKNNDESSFPGLQPAASPEATNKIEYDELQQNELLALEAIYGEDFVMHTGTHSAWKRTDPAFDIRIKASRDEDFAVTLGFVMTATYPKSPPLITLKDYDLKEVTQFKIQKFLETQPKIFAQDQQEMIDQIVEGVRDILEDAAQAKADGKHLPSLEEERERHEASMAKLAQAKKEEDDRKKMEETKEEERVMAEMLQQQIDRQRQKAKESKRRPNGKTPQQPTSSTETEELIEFDQYCNTTDKSGNILTFKAVASKCDPRQGPVSVVYTVRPVLANGQGSQTMALKEAVLRTSSKDSKEFKVQLQSLESRLQDLKTVKRVHHRHLVEVLDFKVQSGIATDPTAPNAWTVSVLTPLAEKGPLEELLELAGQIEIGKVRSWTRDLLDALNFLHNKNIAHQDIHAGNILLFRESTGEIVPKISDSWYQREIHAISSHKPGPPGMITAKSAYWLPPEVAAASKPQYTYKTDIWDFGVVFVQMIFGLDVLRTYSSPKNLMESLTLSHSLHELVSRFFKEDKQKRPRAFELGSSEFLATDAPVLFDDTAAMLSSSPSISSLQVIPARLRRDSTTRGPALSRYTEDFVEEGRLGKGGFGEVVKARKKLDGQIYAIKKITQRSQASLTEILKEVRLLSQLSHPAVVRYYNTWVEEIPDQTDTEDDTSTGYFTEDTRGTGSAGIDIQFATSTGGLDFMSSNANVDFGFDDSDDSDDDEDDDEDDDDDYSDSDVAIGRVLSPDKERNAAMLRRARYQRSYRTILYISMEYCEKRTLRDLIARNLYKNTAEIWRLFRQVLEGLAHIHGLSIVHRDLKPENIFISSGSDGIDNVKIGDFGLATSGQFSVDKVAANTLETDDMTRSIGTAYYSAPEIKSTVNGMYSTKVDMYSLGIIFFEMCYIPMMGMQKADVLGQLRRVKPVLPSDFKPADKVQTDIVLSLVNHNPKERPSSADLLKSGKLPVQMESETIRRTLAGLADPSSPYYRKMLSTLFAKPMEPTKNYAWDMFSAGPSPQELLNQGIVKKSLISIFRRHGALECPRGVIYPRSSHYGDNAVQLLDANGNVLQLPYDLTMGNARMMAKQATGPVLQRTFTFGNVFRDKQDMGQPLMFGEVDFDIVTTDALDLAMKEAEVLKVIDEIIHTFPSLSSTVMCFHLGHSDLLQLIFEYCGIEPACRRATADVLSKLNIHNHTWQKIRIELRSAAVGVSATSVDELQRFDFRDTPNKTFSKLKTLFEGSDMYQRASPTIAHLKEVIEYCKRLGVGTKVYINPLNSLKEGFYTGGILFSCLYDKKTKDVFAAGGRYDQLIKEHRPRIGGQFGERHAVGFSLAWERLARVSKVSGRAFLKKGEEEGNGMFNTRRCDVLVASFDAALLRSSGVELLQMLWAHDISAEMAKDARSPDELLSKHRDEVYSWIIIIKQDSILKIKSMGRKDAPDVDIPSTQLLSWLRGEIRERDARSVVKLRGNSSQAEPSGSGDKDPEQEVRVLVAQTRSKKFNRRTVVEQAQVSASSVVRSFLDGPILAIETTDQVMDLIRETCLSEPESWRQVEHAVTTSEKKYIREIHDQLDTWRYKFEKKNGTRHSFLYNFRSGNCIYYDLGN; encoded by the exons ATGGCGTGGCAATCAGGGGTATGGAAGTCGCCCTTGAACCTTAGCAAGAACAACGATGAGTCAAGCTTTCCGGGCCTCCAGCCCGCCGCGAGCCCGGAGGCCACCAACAAGATTGAATATGATGAACTGCAGCAGAATGAGCTTctcgccctcgaggccatctATGGCGAAGACTTTGTCATGCACACGGGAACTCACAGTGCTTGGAAG AGAACAGATCCTGCTTTTGATATACGAATAAAAGCTTCGAGAGACGAAGACTTTGCCGTCACTCTCGGCTTTGTTATGACTGCAACGTACCCGAAGTCTCCTCCGTTGATCACCTTGAAGGACTATGACCTTAAGGAAGTCACCCAGTTCAAGATCCAGAAGTTCCTCGAGACGCAGCCAAAGATCTTTGCGCAGGATCAACAGGAGATGATCGACCAGATTGTCGAAGGAGTTCGGGATATCCTCGAAGATGCCGCCCAAGCAAAGGCAGATGGCAAACACTTGCCGTCCCTCGAGGAGGAACGAGAACGACACGAGGCCTCGATGGCGAAGCTAGCGCAAGctaagaaggaggaagacgatcgcaagaagatggaggagacaaaagaagaagaacgtGTCATGGCCGAGATGCTCCAGCAGCAGATTGATCGCCAACGacaaaaggccaaggagtCGAAGCGTCGCCCCAACGGCAAGACTCCTCAGCAGCCCACCTCGAGCACCGAGACCGAAGAGCTTATCGAGTTCGACCAATATTGCAATACGACGGACAAGTCGGGGAACATTCTCACCTTCAAGGCTGTTGCTAGCAAATGCGACCCCCGACAGGGCCCTGTCTCAGTTGTCTATACGGTCAGGCCTGTCCTTGCTAACGGCCAGGGCAGCCAGACGATGGCACTCAAGGAGGCTGTTTTGCGCACTAGTAGTAAGGACTCCAAGGAGTTCAAGGTGCAGCTGCAGAGTCTCGAGTCGCGTCTTCAGGATCTCAAGACGGTAAAGCGAGTTCACCACCGCCACCTCGTCGAGGTCCTGGACTTCAAGGTCCAGAGTGGAATCGCCACTGACCCGACCGCCCCAAATGCGTGGACAGTAAGCGTCTTGACGCCGCTGGCGGAAAAGGGTCCCCTGGAGGAGCTCTTGGAACTTGCTGGGCAGATTGAGATTGGCAAAGTGCGGTCTTGGACGCGTGACTTGCTAGATGCGCTCAACTTTCTTCACAACAAGAACATTGCCCATCAAGATATTCATGCAGGGAACATCCTGCTGTTCCGAGAGTCCACAGGTGAAATCGTTCCCAAGATCTCCGACTCGTGGTATCAGAGGGAGATCCACGCCATCAGCTCGCACAAGCCGGGACCTCCAGGCATGATTACTGCCAAGTCAGCTTACTGGCTCCCACCAGAGGTTGCTGCTGCGTCCAAGCCTCAGTATACGTACAAGACTGATATTTGGGACTTTGGTGTTGTCTTTGTTCAGATGATCTTTGGCCTTGATGTGCTGCGGACATACTCGTCGCCCAAGAATTTGATGGAATCACTTACTCTGTCTCATTCGTTGCATGAGTTGGTCAGCAGATTCTTCAAAGAGGACAAGCAAAAGAGGCCACGAGCTTTTGAGCTTGGGTCCAGCGAGTTCTTGGCTACTGACGCGCCAGTCCTCTTTGACGACACGGCCGCGATGCTCTCGAGCAGCCCTTCCATATCCTCATTGCAAGTGATTCCTGCGAGACTGAGGCGTGACTCTACCACCCGAGGCCCTGCCTTGTCCAGATACACTGAAGACTttgttgaagaaggcagGCTTGGGAAGGGCGGCTTCGGTGAGGTGGTCAAGGCAAGGAAGAAGCTTGATGGTCAGATTTATgccatcaagaagatcacGCAGCGCTCGCAGGCCAGTCTTACTGAAATATTAAAGGAGGTTCGACTGCTTTCTCAGCTCAGTCATCCCGCTGTTGTTCGATACTACAACACCTGGGTAGAGGAGATCCCAGACCAAACAGACACCGAGGACGATACTTCGACGGGTTACTTTACGGAAGATACCCGAGGGACTGGGTCGGCTGGGATTGACATCCAGTTTGCTACTAGCACTGGAGGCCTCGATTTCATGTCCTCGAATGCTAATGTGGACTTTGGGTTCGATGACTCCGACGActctgatgatgacgaggacgacgatgaggacgatgacgatgattaTTCAGACAGCGATGTGGCTATCGGCCGTGTCCTTTCGCCTGACAAGGAGAGAAACGCCGCAATGTTACGGCGTGCTCGGTATCAGCGATCGTATCGAACTATTCTATACATCTCGATGGAGTACTGTGAAAAACGG ACCCTTAGAGATCTCATTGCGAGAAACTTGTATAAGAACACGGCCGAAATCTGGCGCCTCTTCCGCCAGGTCTTGGAGGGATTGGCCCATATTCACGGACTCAGCATCGTCCACCGTGACTTGAAGCCAGAGAACATCTTCATCAGCAGTGGCTCTGACGGCATCGACAATGTCAAGATTGGCGACTTTGGACTTGCCACCAGTGGACAATTCTCAGTGGACAAGGTGGCTGCCAACACTCTTGAGACGGATGATATGACAAGGAGTATTGGCACTGCCTACTACTCTGCGCCCGAAATCAAGTCAACCGTGAATGGAATGTATAGCACAAAAGTTGAT ATGTACTCTTTgggcatcatcttcttcgagaTGTGCTACATTCCCATGATGGGCATGCAAAAGGCCGATGTGCTTGGTCAACTTCGACGAGTCAAGCCGGTTTTGCCATCTGACTTCAAGCCGGCAGACAAGGTTCAGACTGATATTGTGCTCTCTCTTGTCAATCACAACCCCAAAGAGAGACCTTCAAGTGCAGACCTCCTCAAGAGCGGCAAGCTGCCGGTTCAAATGGAGAGTGAGACTATCAGACGCACCCTTGCTGGACTTGCTGATCCCAGCTCGCCATACTATCGCAAGATGCTTTCAACCTTGTTCGCAAAGCCCATGGAACCTACCAAGAACTATGCCTGGGATATGTTCTCTGCGGGCCCAAGTCCCCAGGAGTTGCTCAATCAAGGGATTGTCAAGAAGTCTCTCATCAGCATCTTCCGCCGTCATGGTGCGCTGGAATGCCCCAGAGGAGTCATATATCCTCGCTCGTCTCATTACGGAGATAATGCCGTGCAGCTTTTGGACGCCAATGGAAACGTGCTTCAGCTTCCATACGATCTCACTATGGGCAATGCACGAATGATGGCCAAACAAGCCACTGGTCCTGTGTTACAAAGGACCTTTACCTTTGGCAACGTTTTCCGTGATAAGCAAGACATGGGCCAGCCCCTGATGTTTGGCGAAGTCGACTTTGACATTGTCACGACTGACGCACTGGATCTAGCAatgaaggaggccgaggttcTAAAAGTGATTGACGAGATCATTCACACATTTCCTTCCCTGTCTTCGACGGTCATGTGCTTCCACCTGGGACACTCTGATCTTTTGCAGCTTATTTTCGAGTATTGCGGCATTGAACCAGCGTGCAGACGCGCAACTGCAGATGTTCTGAGCAAGCTGAACATTCACAACCACACATGGCAGAAGATTAGGATCGAGCTGCGGTCGGCGGCTGTGGGTGTATCAGCGACAAGCGTGGACGAACTACAACGATTCGATTTCAGGG ACACTCCAAACAAGACGTTTTCCAAACTCAAGACCCTCTTTGAAGGCAGCGACATGTACCAGCGGGCCTCACCCACAATTGCACACCTGAAGGAAGTCATTGAGTATTGCAAACGCCTAGGGGTCGGGACCAAGGTCTACATCAACCCCCTAAATAGCTTGAAGGAGGGCTTCTACACGGGGGGCATCCTTTTTTCATGCCTCTACGACAAAAAGACCAAGGACGTCTTTGCAGCCGGTGGGAGATATGACCAGCTTATCAAGGAACACCGGCCCAGAATCGGAGGCCAGTTTGGTGAGAGGCACGCGGTTGGATTTAGCTTGGCATGGGAACGCTTGGCAAGAGTTTCCAAAGTCAGCGGACGAGCGTTCCTCaagaagggagaggaggaaggaaACGGAATGTTTAATACTCGAAGG TGTGACGTTTTGGTTGCCAGCTTTGACGCCGCTCTGCTCAGATCATCTGGTGTTGAACTTCTTCAAATGCTCTGGGCTCACGATATCAGCGCGGAAATGGCCAAGGACGCGAGATCTCCTGACGAGTTGCTGTCGAAGCACCGCGACGAGGTGTACTCGTGGATCATCATTATCAAACAGGATTCCATCCTGAAGATCAAGAGCATGGGCAGAAAAGACGCACCAGACGTCGATATTCCGTCAACGCAGCTGCTATCTTGGCTCCGGGGCGAGATCCGCGAGCGAGACGCTAGGTCTGTGGTGAAGCTTCGGGGCAACAGTTCTCAGGCCGAACCCAGCGGCTCGGGCGACAAGGATCCGGAGCAGGAGGTTCGAGTACTCGTGGCCCAGACACGGAGCAAGAAGTTCAACCGTAGAACGGTAGTGGAACAAGCCCAGGTCAGTGCCAGCAGCGTAGTGCGATCGTTCCTCGACGGACCAATCCTCGCCATTGAGACGACAGACCAAGTCATGGACCTGATCCGCGAGACGTGCCTCTCTGAGCCTGAGAGCTGGCGGCAAGTCGAGCACGCGGTGACGACGTCGGAGAAGAAGTACATTCGTGAGATCCACGACCAGCTGGACACGTGGCGATACAAGtttgagaagaagaacgGGACGAGACACTCGTTCTTGTATAACTTCCGGTCTGGCAACTGCATCTACTATGATTTGGGCAACTGA
- a CDS encoding UBC core domain-containing protein — protein MAQKRLMQELQPLQKEKWLNIETDDTNLFHWRLGLWVVNPDSVWHGAYLKAEMRFPKDYPYQPPTFKFLTRNICHANVYSDGNLCISILHKPGEDEQSGELANERWNVLHGVESVLRSVLLLLDDPEINSPANVDASVLYRDRRSEYNARAKEIVAKSQKDIPEGARMPTPSELAPAPQKPVDDDADFWNMTDEEEDFGGSDSDEDMDDFDEDDEDEDDVKDRK, from the exons ATGGCGCAGAAGCGGCTCATGCAGGAACTCCAACCCCTCCAGAAGGAGAAGTGGCTTAATATCGAG ACCGACGACACAAACCTCTTCCACTGGAGGCTCGGCCTCTGGGTCGTCAACCCCGACAGCGTCTGGCACGGCGCCTacctcaaggccgagatgcgATTCCCCAAGGATTACCCCTACCAGCCTCCCACCTTCAAGTTCCTGACCAGGAACATCTGCCACGCCAACGTTTACTCGGACGGTAACCTCTGCATCTCGATTCTGCACAAGCCTGGTGAGGACGAGCAGTCGGGAGAGTTGGCCAACGAGCGGTGGAACGTTCTCCACGGCGTCGAGTCGGTTCTCCGCTccgttctcctcctccttgacgacCCCGAGATCAACTCTCCTGCAAACGTTGATGCTAGCGTCCTCTACCGCGACCGTCGAAGCGAGTACAACGCCAGGGCCAAGGAGATCGTGGCCAAGTCTCAGAAGGACATCCCCGAAGGAGCTAGAATGCCGACTCCCTCCGAGCTCGCCCCAGCACCTCAGAAGcccgtcgacgacgacgctgaCTTCTGGAACATgacggacgaggaggaggactttGGCGGCAGCGACAGCGATGAGGACATggacgactttgacgaggatgatgaggatgaagatgacgtcAAGGACCGCAAGTAG
- a CDS encoding GFO-IDH-MocA domain-containing protein, giving the protein MEPLNVLMIGTGEYTTGFVGGGASGSDKKVGVVGLSLFDLRRREKVNKLGMVGVNGKKFPAIREHLHKNISQVYNNLDTSFDSFPDNNTVDPDAYKTAIDGLKAGDAITIFTPDPTHYPIARYAIERGIHVMITKPAVKILEQHQELVELAREKGVYVYVEHHKRFDPAYADARAKAQTLGDFNYFYSYMSQPKSQLETFKAWAGKESDISYYLNSHHIDICDSMVQERGYVPVTVTASSSKGVALDLGCDPATEDTISLLVTWLKKDDPSKRAVGVYTASWTAPQRAGVHSNQYFHYLAANGEIRVDQAKRGYDVADDSVGQLMWYNPFYMKYAPDEDGNFAGQTGYGYISMEKFVDGCRAVNSGKLTPTDLDNKPLPTLKNTIATTAILEAGRRSIDEKREVKIVVEDGKWRLE; this is encoded by the exons ATGGAGCCTCTTAACGTGTTGATG ATCGGTACTGGCGAGTACACCACCGGCTTTGTCGGCGGCGGTGCCTCTGGCTCAGATAAGAAGGTCGGCGTTGTCGGCCTCAGTCTGTTTGACCTGCGACGTCGCGAAAAGGTCAACAAGCTGGGCATGGTCGGTGTCAATGGCAAGAAGTTCCCTGCCATCC GTGAGCATCTCCACAAGAACATCAGCCAAGTCTACAACAACCTCGACACCTCCTTCGACTCCTTCCCCGACAACAATACCGTAGACCCCGATGCCTACAAGACCGCCATTGACGGCCTCAAGGCCGGtgatgccatcaccatcttcaccCCGGACCCTACTCACTACCCCATCGCCCGCTATGCCATTGAGCGCGGCATCCACGTCATGATCACCAAGCCCGCCGTCAAGATCCTTGAGCAGCACCAGGAGCTTGTCGAGCTGGCCCGTGAAAAGGGCGTCTATGTCTACGTCGAGCACCACAAGCGTTTCGACCCTGCCTACGCCGACGCCCGTGCCAAGGCACAGACCCTCGGCGACTTCAACTACTTCTACAGCTACATGTCCCAGCCCAAGTCGCAGCTCGAAACCTTCAAGGCCTGGGCCGGTAAGGAGTCGGATATCTCCTACTACCTCAACAGCCACCACATTGACATCTGCGACTCCATGGTCCAGGAGCGCGGATACGTCCCCGTGACCGTCacagcttcttcctccaagGGCGTTGCTCTTGACCTGGGTTGCGACCCTGCTACAGAGGACACCATCTCTCTTCTCGTCACCTGGCTCAAGAAGGATGACCCTAGCAAGCGCGCTGTTGGTGTCTACACTGCCTCTTGGACGGCACCCCAGAGGGCCGGTGTTCACTCCAACCAGTACTTCCACTACCTGGCTGCCAACGGCGAGATCCGCGTCGACCAGGCCAAGCGCGGCTACGACGTGGCCGACGACTCTGTCGGCCAGCTCATGTGGTACAACCCCTTCTACATGAAGTACGCCCCCGACGAGGACGGCAACTTTGCCGGCCAGACCGGCTACGGCTACATCTCTATGGAGAAGTTTGTCGACGGATGCCGCGCCGTCAACTCTGGCAAGCTCACGCCCACAGATCTCGACAACAAGCCTCTCCCTACCCTCAAGAACACCATCGCCACGACGGCCATTCTCGAGGCCGGCCGGAGGAGCATtgacgagaagagggaggTCAAGATTGTGGTTGAGGATGGCAAGTGGAGGCTTGAGTAG
- a CDS encoding Isochorismatase domain-containing protein, producing MSSIPTTPTTTMTDDKTKVIGGKNNFWLWSQELGFDLTHPDEPSSPPVYPRISLTTSTEQVTIDPAKTALVVVDMQNYFLSPLLGRPYDGPGQMMAIRLEEQIIPACRRADIPILWVGWGLDEAGLGDIPPAMALLFSFDNNIDDNPNEPKYLGELGEDIGSPKLIISDCDHTSIEAGKVMMRDQWNTALYPILARMSLEKDKAITKKRPSGFWGGTGIEEHLAVLAITTLLFAGVNTHRGLEESIRDASNKGWDCLLLSDEEDTGEGLEKRCGRDWGFVLTPGEFVSGVHSMQTEPELDDPFIDHALTYQGAHVEA from the coding sequence ATGTCATCCATCCCTACCACCCCGACCACCACCATGACAGATGACAAGACAAAGGTTATCGGTGGGAAGAACAACTTCTGGCTCTGGTCCCAAGAGTTAGGTTTTGATCTCACTCACCCAGACGAACCTTCATCTCCGCCTGTCTATCCACGAATCTCACTCACAACCAGCACCGAACAGGTTACCATCGATCCAGCCAAGACAGCTCTCGTCGTGGTGGACATGCAAAACTACTTCCTGTCCCCTCTTCTGGGTCGCCCCTACGATGGCCCAGGCCAAATGATGGCAATAAGACTTGAGGAACAAATCATCCCAGCCTGTCGAAGGGCTGATATTCCCATCCTGTGGGTCGGCTGGGGCTTGGATGAGGCGGGCCTCGGCGACATACCCCCGGCCATGGCTCTATTGTTCTCTTTTGACAATAACATTGACGACAATCCTAACGAACCGAAATACCTCGGAGAGCTCGGTGAAGACATTGGATCGCCGAAGCTCATCATCAGTGACTGCGATCACACATCGATCGAGGCCGGAAAGGTCATGATGCGCGACCAATGGAACACGGCTCTCTACCCGATACTAGCAAGAATGTCCCTGGAAAAGGACaaggccatcaccaagaagcgGCCATCCGGGTTCTGGGGAGGCACCGGCATCGAGGAGCACCTGGCCGTCCTGGCCATCACGACGCTGCTGTTTGCGGGAGTCAACACCCACCGAGGCCTCGAGGAGTCTATCCGAGATGCCAGCAACAAGGGCTGGGACTGTCTCTTGCtgagcgacgaggaagatACCGGTGAGGGGCTTGAGAAGAGATGTGGACGTGACTGGGGGTTTGTTTTGACGCCTGGGGAGTTCGTTAGTGGCGTCCACTCCATGCAGACTGAACCAGAGCTTGACGATCCCTTTATCGATCATGCTTTGACGTATCAGGGGGCCCATGTCGAGGCATGA
- a CDS encoding MFS domain-containing protein — protein MRGNASGSSSRVEDERVSDERTPLLKSTTDQPQDGRPEPASETPGDVTERGVPEGQEEETTVVAEEVSFAKLALIFSSAWVGVFLGAIDSTIIATLSGPISSEFHSLSLLSWLATAYLISNAACQPISGRLTDIFGRGPGLVFSNIFFAAGNLICGLARDESVMILGRVVAGIGGGGLMSISTFLGSDLVPLRKRGIVQGLGNICYGSGAMLGGVFGGFINDHTAWGWRLAFLIQVPPVLLSAVAVAFLVKVPPKQSDKSYLARIDFVGALLTSSFLVLLLLGLNSGGNLVPWIHPLPLTTIPLAVITFGLFLFWESRARQPIIPVKLLLERTVLAACLCNLVCSMVVMAGIFYVPLYLQVRGASATQSGVQLLPSPVGISVGSLSSGYIMKKTGRYTKLGVAGLLVLILGVVLFTVQDEHSPSWLTATAFFFVGSGYGSMLTTTLLACIAAVDHSQQAVITSATYLARSLGGTVGVTIGSAVYQNILKARLWERFGDEPGAADEISRIRDDLEELKHLPEGWYDGVMASFMEAFRGVWLTLLGMSILALICVSMMRQHTLHSNLERR, from the exons ATGCGTGGGAACGCGAGTGGAAGTTCGTCCCGCGTCGAGGACGAGCGGGTTAGCGATGAGCGGACACCGCTGCTCAAGTCGACGACGGATCAACCTCAGGATGGACGTCCTGAGCCAGCCAGCGAGACGCCGGGGGATGTCACTGAGCGAGGAGTGCCTGAAggacaagaggaggagacgaCGGTTGTCGCAGAGGAGGTGTCGTTTGCAAAGCTGGCCCTCATCTTTTCCTCGGCGTGGGTTGGCGTCTTCCTGGGCGCCATCGACTCGACCATCATCGCGACTCTCTCGGGTCCCATCTCGAGCGAGTTCCACTCCCTCAGTCTGCTTTCGTGGCTGGCAACCGCCTATCTAATCTCCAATGCCGCGTGCCAGCCAATTTCAGGCCGCCTCACCGACATCTTTGGCCGCGGACCTGGCCTGGTTTTTAGCAACATCTTTTTCGCGGCTGGCAACCTCATCTGCGGCCTGGCGCGTGATGAGTCTGTTATGATCCTTGGACGAGTTGTTGCGGGTATTGGAGGCGGTGGATTGATGAGTATCTCGACTTTCTTGGGCTCGGATCTCGTCCCGTTGCGCAAGAGAGGCATTGTCCAGGGCTTGGGCAACATTTGCTACGGCTCTGGAGCTATGCTGGGCGGTGTCTTTGGAGGCTTCATCAACGATCATACTGCCTGGGGCTGGAGGCTGGCCTTTTTGATCCAGGTTCCTCCTGTTCTTCTGTCAGCCGTGGCTGTTGCGTTCTTGGTCAAGGTGCCCCCGAAGCAGTCGGACAAGTCGTATCTCGCGCGCATCGACTTTGTAGGAGCTCTTCTTACATCATCGTTCCTGGTGCTGCTACTTCTAGGCCTCAACTCTGGCGGCAATCTCGTCCCCTGGATTCATCCTCTGCCGCTGACGACTATCCCTTTGGCCGTCATCACCTTTGGACTGTTCCTGTTTTGGGAGAGCAGAGCTCGGCAGCCTATTATCCCTGTCAAACTGCTCCTTGAACGGACTGTGCTGGCTGCTTGTCTCTGCAACCTCGTCTGCAGCATGGTCGTCATGGCGGGCATCTTCTACGTTCCGCTCTACCTGCAAGTGCGCGGTGCCAGCGCCACCCAGTCTGGAGTTCAGCTTCTGCCTTCACCCGTTGGTATCTCTGTTGGCTCGCTCTCTTCGGGCTACATTATGAAGAAGACGGGGAGATACACCAAGCTGGGCGTTGCGGGTCtgctcgtcctcatcctggGAGTCGTCCTCTTCACGGTCCAGGACGAGCATAGCCCCTCGTGGCTGACTGCGACCGCTTTCTTCTTTGTCGGTTCTGGCTACGGCTCCATGCTCACGACGACACTTCTTGCCTGCATTGCCGCCGTGGACCACTCCCAGCAGGCCGTGATTACGTCTGCAACTT ATCTCGCTCGAAGCCTCGGTGGCACTGTGGGGGTGACCATTGGCTCCGCAGTCTACCAAAACATCCTCAAGGCCCGTCTGTGGGAGCGGTTCGGCGACGAGCCCGGCGCCGCGGACGAGATCAGCCGAATCCGGGATGACCTCGAAGAGCTCAAGCACCTTCCCGAGGGGTGGTATGATGGGGTTATGGCCTCCTTCATGGAGGCTTTCAGGGGCGTGTGGTTGACTCTGCTGGGCATGTCCATCCTGGCGCTCATCTGCGTTTCTATGATGAGGCAGCACACTCTACACTCAAATCTCGAGAGGCGGTAA